The following proteins are encoded in a genomic region of Ictalurus punctatus breed USDA103 chromosome 15, Coco_2.0, whole genome shotgun sequence:
- the LOC128628803 gene encoding phospholipase A2 inhibitor NAI, with amino-acid sequence MKSQVTLLLICMLFSKVLSLTCQQCIPKSSEKCTEEQVTCADQCLTATTSLYRGGERVSDVNVKTCGTAETCVTGSMNLGAMKIVNNSKCCKTDLCNAETALKQAPNGRSCYSCDANSCSETVNCEGSEDHCISASVKEGSNTMSMKGCVSKSLCAVSQSSMSGIEISNMQCCEGNLCNGAENFTLSFLLMIVLQLSSVLFC; translated from the exons ATGAAGTCTCAGGTCACACTCCTGCTCATCTGCATGCTTTTCTCCAAAG tgctgtcactgACTTGTCAACAGTGTATTCCAAAATCATCTGAAAAATGCACAGAAGAACAGGTGACCTGTGCAGATCAGTGTCTCACTGCAACCACTTCTCTGTACAGGG GTGGTGAAAGGGTGTCAGATGTTAATGTGAAGACTTGCGGCACCGCGGAGACATGTGTAACCGGGAGCATGAACCTGGGAGCGATGAAAATAGTCAACAATtccaaatgctgcaaaactgatctCTGCAATGCTGAAACGG cTCTGAAGCAGGCTCCCAATGGGAGATCGTGTTACAGCTGTGATGCTAACAGCTGCTCAGAAACAGTGAACTGTGAAGGAAGTGAAGATCACTGCATCAGTGCATCAG ttaaAGAAGGGAGCAACACCATGTCTATGAAAGGATGTGTATCCAAGAGCCTCTGTGCTGTTTCTCAATCAAGCATGTCAGGAATCGAAATATCAAATATGCAGTGTTGTGAGGGGAATCTGTGTAACGGTGCTGAGAACTTCACACTGAGTTTCCTCCTCATGATCGTCCTTCAGCTCTCCTCCGTCCTCTTCTGCTGA
- the LOC108276151 gene encoding uncharacterized protein LOC108276151, with amino-acid sequence MHRRTGDLCRSVSHCNHFSVRGGERVSDVNVKTCGTAETCVTGSMNLGAMKIVNNSKCCKTDLCNAETLPALRKQAPNGRSCYSCDHNGCSVTVNCEGLKIAVSLHQFNKGAIPSLCGERVSDVNVKTCGTAETCVTGSMNLGAMKIVNNSKCCKTDLCNAETALKQAPNGRSCYSCDANSCSETVNCEGSEDHCISASGFPQNLLTFEDNLLDLHTSTSTETPTMKSQVTLLLICMLFSKALSLNCQGCSTLSVPCSNALTVTCPDQCLTTTFSVNMSGTTLTNWYLKGCSVKELCGNGSLNLGVVKATNNGQCCSTDGCNTETPSVIPKKDPNGRTCYTCDANSCSEKLSCTGNEDRCITGSIQPSGNTVPLKGCASQNLCTESSSVTLLGITFTDVKCCEGNLCNGAETFTLSFLLMLIPLLSSVLFY; translated from the exons ATGCACAGAAGAACAGGTGACCTGTGCAGATCAGTGTCTCACTGCAACCACTTCTCTGTACGGG GTGGTGAAAGGGTGTCAGATGTTAATGTGAAGACTTGCGGCACCGCAGAGACATGTGTAACCGGGAGCATGAACCTGGGAGCGATGAAAATAGTCAACAATtccaaatgctgcaaaactgatctCTGCAATGCTGAAACACTGCCAG CTCTTCGGAAGCAGGCTCCCAATGGGAGATCGTGTTATAGCTGTGATCATAACGGCTGCTCAGTAACAGTAAACTGTGAAGGACTGAAGATCGCTGTGTCACTGCATCAG ttCAACAAGGGAGCAATACCATCTCTAT GTGGTGAAAGGGTGTCAGATGTTAATGTGAAGACTTGCGGCACCGCGGAGACATGTGTAACCGGGAGCATGAACCTGGGAGCGATGAAAATAGTCAACAATtccaaatgctgcaaaactgatctCTGCAATGCTGAAACGG cTCTGAAGCAGGCTCCCAATGGGAGATCGTGTTACAGCTGTGATGCTAACAGCTGCTCAGAAACAGTGAACTGTGAAGGAAGTGAAGATCACTGCATCAGTGCATCAG GCTTCCCCCAGAACTTACTCACATTTGAAGACAATCTGCTTGATCTTCACACCTCAACTTCTACAGAAACACCAACAATGAAGTCTCAGGTCACACTCCTGCTCATCTGCATGCTTTTCTCAAAAG CACTGTCACTGAATTGTCAAGGGTGTTCAACATTATCTGTACCATGTTCCAATGCACTAACTGTCACATGTCCAGATCAGTGTCTCACTACAACCTTTTCTGTGAACATGA GTGGTACAACACTGACAAATTGGTATTTGAAGGGGTGCAGCGTGAAAGAACTGTGTGGAAACGGAAGCCTGAACCTGGGAGTGGTGAAAGCAACTAACAACGGCCAATGCTGCAGCACTGACGGCTGTAACACTGAAACTCCATCAG TTATTCCTAAGAAGGATCCCAATGGGAGAACGTGTTACACCTGTGATGCTAACAGCTGCTCAGAAAAATTGAGCTGTACAGGAAATGAAGATCGCTGCATCACTGGATCAA TTCAACCATCCGGCAATACCGTGCCTCTGAAAGGATGTGCGTCCCAGAACCTCTGTACTGAGTCTAGTTCAGTAACCCTGCTGGGAATCACTTTTACAGATGTGAAGTGTTGTGAGGGGAATCTGTGTAACGGTGCTGAGACCTTCACACTGAGTTTCCTCCTCATGCTcatccctctgctctcctccgTCCTCTTCTACTGA
- the LOC108276305 gene encoding phospholipase A2 inhibitor and Ly6/PLAUR domain-containing protein isoform X1: MTPSAMELQVTLILSCLLFSTALALQCYLCVPDPSGNCENTVMDCPDQCGSMTLTMNIGGTIKNISTKSCMSATECVNGSVNLADLMSITNTKCCTTDLCNEETPPALTNQPSNGQRCYACAGETCSGDCQGRDCINTIGENKTVDCVGNEDRCINITVSAFGFTTSMEGCATKSVCDSAPARNLMGLGIATGVQCCEGYLCNIAESNTLSFLVMLVPLLSSIIFY, translated from the exons ATGACTCCTTCAGCAATGGAGCTGCAGGTCACACTGATCCTCAGCTGCCTGCTTTTCTCTACAG CGCTGGCACTGCAGTGTTACCTGTGCGTACCTGATCCTTCAGGAAATTGTGAAAACACGGTGATGGATTGCCCAGATCAGTGCGGCAGCATGACCTTAACCATGAACATAG GTGGTACGATTAAGAACATCAGTACGAAGTCTTGCATGTCAGCGACAGAGTGCGTCAACGGGAGTGTAAACCTAGCAGATCTGATGAGCATCACCAATACGAAGTGTTGCACTACTGACCTCTGCAACGAAGAAACACCGCCAG CTCTAACAAATCAGCCCTCCAATGGACAGAGGTGTTACGCTTGCGCTGGAGAGACGTGTAGCGGGGATTGTCAGGGACGTGACTGCATCAACACAATAGGTGAAAATA AAACTGTGGATTGTGTAGGAAATGAAGATCGTTGCATTAATATAACAG ttaGTGCATTTGGATTTACAACATCTATGGAAGGATGTGCAACCAAAAGTGTTTGTGACTCGGCTCCAGCCAGGAATTTGATGGGATTAGGTATAGCTACAGGTGTGCAGTGTTGTGAGGGGTATCTGTGTAACATAGCTGAGAGCAACACACTGAGTTTCCTCGTCATGCTCGTCCCTCTGCTTTCCTCCATCATTTTCTACTGA
- the LOC108262028 gene encoding phospholipase A2 inhibitor NAI → MKSQVTLLLICMLFSKVLSLTCQQCIPKSSEKCTEEQVTCADQCLTATTSLYRGGERVSDVNVKTCGTAETCVTGSMNLGAMKIVNNSKCCKTDLCNAETAPKQAPNGRSCYSCDANSCSETVNCEGSEDHCISASVKEGSNTMSMKGCVSKSLCAVSQSSMSGIEISNMQCCEGNLCNGAENFTLSFLLMIVLQLSSVLFC, encoded by the exons ATGAAGTCTCAGGTCACACTCCTGCTCATCTGCATGCTTTTCTCCAAAG tgctgtcattGACTTGTCAACAGTGTATTCCAAAATCATCTGAAAAATGCACAGAAGAACAGGTGACCTGTGCAGATCAGTGTCTCACTGCAACCACTTCTCTGTACAGGG GTGGTGAAAGGGTGTCAGATGTTAATGTGAAGACTTGCGGCACCGCAGAGACATGTGTAACCGGGAGCATGAACCTGGGAGCGATGAAAATAGTCAACAATtccaaatgctgcaaaactgatctCTGCAATGCTGAAACGG cTCCGAAGCAGGCTCCCAATGGGAGATCGTGTTACAGCTGTGATGCTAACAGCTGCTCAGAAACAGTGAACTGTGAAGGAAGTGAAGATCACTGCATCAGTGCATCAG ttaaAGAAGGGAGCAACACCATGTCTATGAAAGGATGTGTATCCAAGAGCCTCTGTGCTGTTTCTCAATCAAGCATGTCAGGAATCGAAATATCAAATATGCAGTGTTGTGAGGGGAATCTGTGTAACGGTGCTGAGAACTTCACACTGAGTTTCCTCCTCATGATCGTCCTTCAGCTCTCCTCCGTCCTCTTCTGCTGA
- the LOC108276305 gene encoding phospholipase A2 inhibitor and Ly6/PLAUR domain-containing protein isoform X2 — protein sequence MTPSAMELQVTLILSCLLFSTALALQCYLCVPDPSGNCENTVMDCPDQCGSMTLTMNIGGTIKNISTKSCMSATECVNGSVNLADLMSITNTKCCTTDLCNEETPPALTNQPSNGQRCYACAGETCSGDCQGRDCINTIETVDCVGNEDRCINITVSAFGFTTSMEGCATKSVCDSAPARNLMGLGIATGVQCCEGYLCNIAESNTLSFLVMLVPLLSSIIFY from the exons ATGACTCCTTCAGCAATGGAGCTGCAGGTCACACTGATCCTCAGCTGCCTGCTTTTCTCTACAG CGCTGGCACTGCAGTGTTACCTGTGCGTACCTGATCCTTCAGGAAATTGTGAAAACACGGTGATGGATTGCCCAGATCAGTGCGGCAGCATGACCTTAACCATGAACATAG GTGGTACGATTAAGAACATCAGTACGAAGTCTTGCATGTCAGCGACAGAGTGCGTCAACGGGAGTGTAAACCTAGCAGATCTGATGAGCATCACCAATACGAAGTGTTGCACTACTGACCTCTGCAACGAAGAAACACCGCCAG CTCTAACAAATCAGCCCTCCAATGGACAGAGGTGTTACGCTTGCGCTGGAGAGACGTGTAGCGGGGATTGTCAGGGACGTGACTGCATCAACACAATAG AAACTGTGGATTGTGTAGGAAATGAAGATCGTTGCATTAATATAACAG ttaGTGCATTTGGATTTACAACATCTATGGAAGGATGTGCAACCAAAAGTGTTTGTGACTCGGCTCCAGCCAGGAATTTGATGGGATTAGGTATAGCTACAGGTGTGCAGTGTTGTGAGGGGTATCTGTGTAACATAGCTGAGAGCAACACACTGAGTTTCCTCGTCATGCTCGTCCCTCTGCTTTCCTCCATCATTTTCTACTGA
- the LOC108275486 gene encoding urokinase plasminogen activator surface receptor, with amino-acid sequence MRTQVTLLLICMISSGALSLQCYPPIYNDTVYRYQGTECTNSCARTTTSVDIYIIGGAAGLALISEDDIMFCGSPEQCVNSSMNIGMVKIANNTQCCRTALCNNKALPAMPQQPTNGKRCYSCNDNDCSRQLRCEGAEDRCITATVTQGVNVMTLKGCTTKNNCNITLLNSHGLIITDVECCEGNLCNDAENFMLSFLLMFVPLLSTVLFY; translated from the exons ATGAGGACCCAGGTTACGCTGCTGCTCATCTGCATGATTTCTTCAGGAG CACTGTCACTGCAATGTTATCCACCTATATACAATGACACGGTGTATCGCTATCAAGGCACGGAGTGTACCAATTCGTGTGCGAGAACAACAACTTCTGTGGACATCT ATATCATTGGTGGTGCAGCTGGTCTAGCGCTCATATCTGAGGATGATATTATGTTTTGCGGATCGCCAGAGCAGTGTGTAAACTCGAGTATGAACATCGGTATGGTGAAAATCGCCAACAATACCCAATGTTGCCGTACTGCTTTATGCAACAACAAAGCCCTGCCAG cTATGCCGCAGCAGCCTACCAACGGGAAACGTTGTTACAGCTGTAATGACAATGACTGCTCTCGACAACTGCGGTGTGAGGGAGCTGAAGATCGCTGTATCACTGCAACAG TTACTCAAGGAGTTAATGTAATGACCTTGAAAGGGTGCACAACCAAGAACAACTGCAATATTACTCTACTAAACTCACATGGGCTCATCATAACAGATGTGGAATGTTGTGAGGGGAACCTGTGTAACGATGCTGAGAACTtcatgctgagtttcctcctcATGTTCGTCCCTCTACTCTCCACCGTCCTCTTCTACTGA